The Microcoleus sp. bin38.metabat.b11b12b14.051 genome segment TCGATTATGTTTCATTTAAACAGCGGTTGCGAATGTGGCTGAAGAAGGAAGAAGGAGGGAAGAAGGAAGAAGGAAGAAGGAAGAAGGAAGAAGGAGGGACAGAGAAAGGGATTTGTCAAATGACCAATGACTAATGACGAATGACGAATGACCAATGACGAATGACCAATGACGAATGACCAATTACCAATTACCAATCACCAATTACCAATCACCAATTACCAATTACCAAATCATGAATATCATTCCAGCGATCGACCTTTTGGACGGAAAATGCGTCAGACTGTATCAGGGAGACTACGCCAAGTCCCAAACTTTTAACGACAATCCCGTGGAAGTCGCCAGACAGTGGGTAAATCAAGGCGCCACAATGCTGCATTTAGTCGATCTCGATGGCGCCAAAGCCGGTCATCCCGTCAACCTCGCAGCCATTGAGGCGATCGTCCGCGCAGTAGACGTTCCCTGTCAGTTAGGAGGCGGTATGCGCGATCGCCCTTCTGTCGCGTCAATTCTCAATCTAGGCGTGCAGCGCGCCATTCTCGGCACTGTCGCCGTCGAACAACCGCAATTAGTCGGCGAATTGTGTACCGAATTTCCCGATCGCATTTTGGTCGGCATTGATGCCAGAAATGGTAAAGTTGCGACAAGAGGCTGGCTCGAAACCTCCGAAGTTTTAGCAACAGAATTGGCGCAAAAAATGGCAGAATTAGGGGCGGCGGAAATTATTTACACCGACATTCACCGCGACGGTACTATGGAAGGGCCGAATTTGGAATCTTTGCGCGAAATTGCTAACTCGATTTCGATTCCGGTGATTGCTTCGGGCGGCGTCAGTTCGATCGCAGATTTGTTGAGTTTGTTGGCTTTAGAACCAATTGGTGTCAAAAGTGCGATCGTCGGTAGAGCCATTTATACCGGCGATATCTTGCTAAAAGAAGCAATTCAAGCAGTTGGACAAGGGCGGTGGCAGGATGTACCGCCAGATTTGGGTTCTTCCGCTTTTGCTTAATCGTTTGAATCTGCACAACCCGCCTTAACAAAACCGGAACCCTTAAGTTGATCTGCATCCGGGATTATTGGATTTGAATGTCTTTCTTATCAGAAAGGATTGGTT includes the following:
- the hisA gene encoding 1-(5-phosphoribosyl)-5-[(5-phosphoribosylamino)methylideneamino]imidazole-4-carboxamide isomerase; amino-acid sequence: MNIIPAIDLLDGKCVRLYQGDYAKSQTFNDNPVEVARQWVNQGATMLHLVDLDGAKAGHPVNLAAIEAIVRAVDVPCQLGGGMRDRPSVASILNLGVQRAILGTVAVEQPQLVGELCTEFPDRILVGIDARNGKVATRGWLETSEVLATELAQKMAELGAAEIIYTDIHRDGTMEGPNLESLREIANSISIPVIASGGVSSIADLLSLLALEPIGVKSAIVGRAIYTGDILLKEAIQAVGQGRWQDVPPDLGSSAFA